A portion of the Oscillospiraceae bacterium genome contains these proteins:
- a CDS encoding molybdopterin-dependent oxidoreductase — translation MNTVNKPFRKKDAMQLVTGQPVYMDDVIPQDCLIVKLLRSPHANAMVRTINTTVAKKVPGIEAIFTWEDVPQDAPRYTQAGQTFPEASPRDRLLIDRHVRFVGDVVAIVAGKDEKCVDKALKLIKVEYQVLEPVMDFHTAKDNPVLVHPEDNWEALCPVGADNKRNLCAHDECGSGDIDAVLAGCDVVIDHVYHTKACQQAMMETFRTYCSIDTYGRLNVLSSTQIVFHARRNIANALHIPKSMVRVAKPRVGGGFGAKQTAVSEVYPAFVTWKTKKPSKIIFSRVESQTASSPRHEMEMHVRLGATKDGIVKGIDLYTLSNTGAYGEHGPTTVGLSGHKSIPLYGKAEAFRFVSDVVYTNHMSAGAYRGYGATQGLFAVESAVNELAHKLNMDPFALRLKNTVQEGDVMPAYYGAVNTSCALDRCLVKVREMVDWEHKYPARDLGNGKVRAVGMGMAMQGSGISGMDVGSATLKLNDDRFYSLIIGAADMGTGCDTTLAQIAAEVLECPLDNITVFGTDTDSSPYDSGSYASSTTYVTGKATEKCAMKLREQICKLGAELLGCPADAVEFDGKEVFESAAPETKKTLSEIAYASQFGHMVPLEATETHTSPLSPPPFMVGAAEVEVDTETGEVKVLEFDACVDCGTPINPNLTRVQAEGGILQGIGMTLTENVTYDRKGCPEENSLFQYKIPTRIDIGKINVEFENSYEPNGPFGAKSIGEVVINTPLPAISDAIYNAIGTRFYELPITPEQIAMAAAENHK, via the coding sequence ATGAACACGGTCAACAAACCGTTCCGCAAAAAGGACGCCATGCAGCTGGTCACCGGCCAGCCGGTCTATATGGATGATGTGATCCCGCAGGACTGCCTGATCGTCAAGCTGCTGCGCTCGCCTCATGCAAACGCCATGGTCCGGACGATCAACACGACCGTGGCCAAGAAGGTGCCTGGCATTGAAGCCATCTTCACCTGGGAGGATGTCCCGCAGGATGCGCCCCGCTACACCCAGGCAGGCCAGACCTTCCCGGAGGCAAGCCCCCGTGACCGACTGCTCATCGACCGCCACGTCCGTTTTGTGGGTGATGTGGTGGCCATCGTGGCCGGTAAGGACGAAAAGTGCGTGGACAAGGCCCTCAAGCTCATCAAGGTGGAGTACCAGGTACTGGAGCCGGTGATGGATTTCCACACCGCCAAGGACAACCCGGTTCTGGTGCACCCGGAGGACAACTGGGAGGCCCTGTGCCCGGTAGGGGCCGACAACAAGCGCAACCTGTGTGCCCACGATGAGTGCGGCTCCGGAGACATCGACGCAGTGCTGGCGGGGTGCGATGTGGTGATCGACCATGTTTACCACACCAAGGCATGCCAGCAGGCCATGATGGAAACCTTCCGCACCTATTGTTCCATTGACACTTATGGGCGGCTGAACGTGCTCAGCTCCACCCAGATCGTGTTCCATGCCCGGCGCAACATCGCCAACGCTCTCCACATCCCCAAATCCATGGTGCGTGTGGCAAAGCCCCGGGTGGGCGGCGGTTTTGGTGCCAAGCAGACAGCGGTCAGCGAGGTATACCCCGCCTTTGTGACCTGGAAAACCAAAAAGCCCTCCAAGATCATTTTCAGCCGGGTGGAAAGCCAGACGGCCTCCTCTCCGCGTCACGAAATGGAGATGCATGTCCGGCTGGGTGCCACGAAGGATGGCATCGTGAAGGGCATCGACCTGTACACGCTGTCCAACACCGGTGCCTATGGCGAGCACGGCCCCACGACCGTGGGCCTGTCCGGCCACAAATCCATCCCGCTGTACGGCAAGGCCGAAGCGTTCCGCTTTGTCAGCGATGTGGTGTATACCAACCACATGTCTGCCGGTGCCTACCGCGGCTACGGTGCGACCCAGGGCCTGTTTGCTGTGGAATCTGCCGTGAACGAGCTGGCCCACAAGCTGAACATGGACCCCTTTGCCCTGCGCCTGAAGAACACGGTGCAGGAGGGCGATGTGATGCCTGCCTACTACGGTGCCGTGAACACCAGCTGTGCGCTGGACCGCTGTCTTGTCAAGGTGCGGGAGATGGTCGACTGGGAGCACAAATACCCGGCCCGTGATCTGGGCAACGGCAAGGTGCGCGCCGTCGGCATGGGCATGGCCATGCAGGGCTCCGGTATTTCCGGCATGGACGTGGGCAGTGCGACCCTCAAGCTGAACGATGATAGATTCTACTCGCTGATCATCGGTGCAGCGGATATGGGCACCGGCTGTGACACCACGCTGGCGCAGATCGCCGCCGAGGTGTTGGAGTGCCCCTTGGACAACATCACCGTCTTTGGTACTGATACCGATTCCTCCCCCTACGACTCCGGCTCCTACGCATCCAGCACCACCTACGTCACCGGCAAGGCCACTGAGAAGTGTGCCATGAAGCTGCGGGAACAGATCTGCAAGCTGGGTGCCGAGCTGCTGGGCTGCCCGGCAGATGCTGTGGAGTTTGACGGCAAAGAAGTGTTTGAAAGCGCCGCCCCGGAAACGAAAAAGACCCTGTCCGAGATCGCCTATGCGTCTCAGTTCGGCCATATGGTCCCGCTGGAAGCCACCGAGACCCACACTTCGCCCCTGTCGCCGCCGCCCTTTATGGTGGGTGCTGCCGAGGTGGAAGTGGATACCGAGACCGGCGAGGTGAAGGTGCTGGAGTTTGACGCCTGCGTGGACTGCGGTACGCCCATCAACCCCAACCTGACCCGTGTGCAGGCGGAAGGCGGCATCCTGCAGGGCATCGGTATGACGCTGACCGAGAATGTTACCTATGACCGGAAGGGCTGCCCGGAAGAGAACTCGCTGTTCCAGTACAAGATCCCCACCCGCATCGACATCGGAAAAATCAACGTGGAGTTTGAGAACAGCTATGAGCCAAACGGCCCGTTTGGTGCAAAATCCATCGGTGAGGTGGTCATCAACACGCCGCTGCCGGCCATTTCAGACGCCATTTACAACGCCATCGGCACCCGTTTCTATGAGCTGCCCATTACTCCGGAGCAGATTGCCATGGCCGCTGCTGAAAACCACAAATGA
- the yqeC gene encoding selenium cofactor biosynthesis protein YqeC translates to MIGEQQFPFLAEKGHVVSLMGGGGKTTLLYVMASHCAQKGWRVLVSTTTHILRPENGLWAKTDAEIQELWARGSYAVVGSPAPKGKLTAPPEADLAHWMAQADAVFLEADGAKHFPCKAPAEQEPVLLPQSDIVLAVAGLSALGHPLKECCFRLEQACMLLGVPPEACLTPELLAQLLASEQGGRKRVGSRAFYAVLNQADTPQRQLLGKQTLCVLQERYRVNGVLTQFEEGERA, encoded by the coding sequence ATGATCGGGGAACAGCAGTTTCCGTTTCTGGCGGAAAAAGGCCATGTGGTCTCGCTGATGGGCGGCGGCGGAAAAACAACGCTGCTGTATGTCATGGCCAGCCATTGCGCGCAGAAAGGTTGGCGGGTGCTGGTGTCCACTACCACCCACATCCTGCGCCCGGAAAACGGGCTCTGGGCAAAGACTGACGCCGAAATACAGGAACTCTGGGCCCGCGGCTCTTATGCCGTGGTGGGCTCTCCGGCTCCCAAGGGTAAGTTGACCGCACCGCCGGAAGCAGACCTTGCCCACTGGATGGCACAGGCAGACGCCGTGTTTCTGGAAGCCGACGGTGCAAAGCATTTCCCGTGCAAAGCCCCGGCGGAGCAGGAACCTGTTCTGCTGCCGCAAAGCGACATCGTACTGGCGGTGGCCGGGCTTTCCGCACTGGGCCACCCTTTGAAAGAATGCTGCTTCCGGTTGGAACAAGCCTGCATGCTGCTGGGCGTTCCGCCGGAGGCCTGCCTGACCCCGGAACTTCTGGCTCAACTGCTGGCAAGTGAGCAGGGCGGCCGGAAACGAGTGGGCAGCAGGGCCTTTTATGCGGTGCTCAATCAGGCAGATACGCCGCAGCGCCAACTGCTCGGGAAGCAGACGCTCTGTGTTCTGCAGGAACGTTATCGTGTGAACGGCGTTCTGACACAATTTGAAGAGGGAGAACGTGCATGA
- the selD gene encoding selenide, water dikinase SelD: protein MSKDEKIVFCTGGGCTAKLGAGVLSRILEKLPRGEKDPNLLVGYDSRDDAAVYRVTEGLALVQTVDFFPPMVDDPYTFGQIAAANALSDVYAMGGEVKTALNLVCFPENMDLNVLGEILRGGAEKVAEAGGILAGGHSIADTGVKYGLSVTGLVDPHHLYANDAGQPGDKLLLTKALGVGLLCTANRVGEAAPEHMAAAIHSMTTLNKTAAEISRRYTVHAATDVTGFSFLGHLHEMMGGKLSCKINARAVPVLPGAKKAADDFLYTAAGQRNRNHTGPFVRFEGVPFAMEEVLFDPQTSGGLLLAVDPAEASALEKELQSAGLPAKIVGEIVPRTEIEITVTY from the coding sequence ATGAGCAAGGATGAAAAAATCGTATTCTGTACCGGGGGCGGCTGCACGGCAAAGCTGGGTGCCGGTGTACTGAGCCGCATTCTGGAAAAGCTGCCCCGCGGCGAAAAGGACCCGAATCTGCTGGTGGGGTATGACAGCCGGGATGATGCCGCCGTCTACCGCGTTACAGAAGGTCTGGCCCTGGTGCAGACGGTGGACTTTTTCCCACCCATGGTGGATGACCCCTATACCTTCGGGCAGATCGCAGCGGCCAACGCCCTGAGCGACGTGTATGCCATGGGTGGCGAGGTGAAAACTGCCCTCAATCTGGTGTGTTTCCCGGAAAATATGGACCTGAACGTTTTGGGCGAGATCCTGCGCGGCGGAGCCGAAAAGGTAGCCGAAGCAGGGGGCATTCTGGCCGGAGGTCATTCCATTGCAGACACCGGCGTCAAATACGGCCTGTCGGTGACCGGCCTTGTGGACCCGCATCATCTGTACGCAAACGATGCCGGCCAGCCGGGAGACAAGCTGCTGCTGACCAAAGCGCTGGGTGTGGGGCTGCTGTGCACCGCAAACCGCGTGGGCGAGGCGGCCCCGGAACACATGGCTGCCGCCATTCATTCCATGACAACCCTGAACAAGACCGCTGCGGAGATCAGCCGCCGGTATACTGTGCACGCGGCCACCGATGTGACTGGCTTCAGTTTTCTGGGGCATCTGCACGAGATGATGGGCGGGAAACTTTCCTGCAAGATCAACGCCCGCGCCGTGCCGGTGCTGCCGGGCGCGAAAAAGGCGGCAGATGACTTCCTGTACACCGCCGCCGGGCAGCGCAACCGCAATCATACCGGGCCTTTTGTCCGGTTTGAGGGCGTTCCGTTTGCCATGGAAGAAGTCTTGTTCGACCCGCAGACATCCGGCGGTCTGCTGCTGGCAGTGGACCCGGCGGAGGCCAGCGCGCTGGAGAAAGAACTGCAATCTGCTGGTCTGCCCGCGAAGATCGTGGGCGAGATCGTTCCCCGAACCGAGATCGAGATCACAGTAACATACTGA
- the yedF gene encoding sulfurtransferase-like selenium metabolism protein YedF, protein MTHVDARGDACPLPVVKAKRAISELKGAGQVEILVDNEIAVQNLTKMAQQKGYQYSAEKLAEREYRVLFTIGEAPAAEETPAVCMPDARTDTVVAIGANTMGAGAEELGKTLLKAFVFALTQQDKLPKTVLFYNGGASLTCEGSPMLEDLKTLESEGVEIMTCGTCLNYYGLTEKLAVGSVTNMYAIVEKLTHAGNVVKP, encoded by the coding sequence ATGACTCATGTTGATGCAAGAGGAGACGCCTGCCCGCTGCCGGTCGTCAAGGCCAAGCGCGCTATTTCGGAGCTGAAGGGTGCCGGTCAGGTGGAAATTCTGGTGGACAACGAGATCGCCGTGCAGAACCTGACCAAGATGGCCCAGCAAAAGGGTTATCAGTACAGCGCCGAAAAGCTGGCCGAACGGGAATACCGAGTGCTGTTCACCATCGGGGAGGCCCCGGCGGCTGAAGAGACCCCGGCCGTCTGCATGCCGGACGCCCGCACGGATACCGTGGTGGCCATTGGCGCAAACACTATGGGTGCCGGGGCCGAGGAGCTGGGCAAGACCCTGCTCAAGGCGTTCGTGTTTGCCCTGACGCAGCAGGACAAGCTGCCCAAGACGGTTCTGTTCTATAACGGCGGTGCATCCCTGACCTGTGAGGGCTCTCCCATGCTGGAGGACCTCAAAACGCTGGAATCGGAAGGTGTGGAGATCATGACCTGCGGCACCTGCCTGAACTATTACGGCCTGACCGAGAAGCTGGCCGTAGGCAGCGTGACGAACATGTATGCCATCGTGGAAAAGCTGACCCATGCCGGGAACGTGGTCAAGCCGTGA
- a CDS encoding aminotransferase class V-fold PLP-dependent enzyme: MIYLDNAATTLYKPQEVDAAILDALHTAGNPGRGAHEPTLHASRLVYAAREALAELFHAPDPACIAFTANATGALNTALCGLLGPGDHVITTVCEHNSVLRPLYRLRTQGVQLSFAGVDAKGRLQYEKWEELVRPNTRALVVTGASNVTGNCTDLAKAAAFAHRHGLLLIVDAAQTAGAQSIDVQALGVDVLCFTGHKALLGPQGTGGLYVRPGVQIAPLVVGGSGVHSYDEQHPAQMPTALEAGTLNVHGLAGLCAGVQWLLTQGVETLAAREAALARCFYEEVCGMPGVTVYGDIETALRAPIVSLNIGDEDSARVADILWEDYGICVRAGAHCAPLMHKALGTVEQGVVRFSFSHSNTMEEALHAAQAVRELAQEL, encoded by the coding sequence GTGATCTATCTGGACAATGCTGCCACCACGCTGTACAAACCGCAGGAAGTGGACGCCGCCATTCTGGACGCCCTGCACACCGCAGGCAATCCCGGCCGCGGTGCCCATGAGCCGACCCTGCATGCTTCCCGGCTGGTGTATGCCGCACGGGAAGCGCTGGCAGAGCTTTTCCACGCGCCGGACCCTGCCTGCATTGCCTTTACGGCCAACGCCACCGGCGCGTTGAACACCGCCCTGTGCGGGCTGCTGGGGCCGGGGGATCATGTCATCACCACCGTGTGTGAGCATAATTCGGTCCTGCGGCCGCTGTACCGGCTGCGGACACAGGGGGTCCAGCTCAGCTTTGCCGGGGTAGACGCCAAAGGCCGCCTGCAATATGAAAAATGGGAAGAGCTTGTGCGCCCAAACACCAGAGCGCTGGTCGTGACCGGAGCGTCCAATGTGACCGGCAACTGTACCGATCTTGCAAAGGCTGCGGCCTTTGCGCACCGGCACGGCTTGCTGCTGATCGTGGATGCCGCGCAGACGGCCGGAGCCCAGTCCATCGACGTACAGGCGCTGGGTGTGGATGTGCTGTGCTTCACCGGGCATAAGGCTTTACTGGGGCCGCAGGGCACCGGCGGGCTGTATGTGCGTCCGGGTGTGCAGATCGCGCCCCTTGTAGTGGGCGGCAGCGGCGTGCACAGCTATGACGAGCAGCATCCCGCCCAGATGCCCACCGCACTGGAGGCCGGCACCCTGAACGTGCACGGCCTTGCCGGGCTTTGCGCCGGAGTACAATGGCTTCTGACACAGGGCGTGGAAACGCTGGCCGCCCGCGAAGCTGCACTGGCTCGCTGTTTTTACGAAGAAGTATGCGGTATGCCGGGCGTGACTGTATACGGCGACATTGAGACCGCTCTGCGTGCGCCCATCGTCTCCCTGAATATCGGAGACGAGGACTCTGCCCGGGTGGCCGATATCCTGTGGGAGGACTACGGCATCTGTGTGCGGGCCGGAGCACATTGCGCCCCGCTGATGCACAAGGCGCTTGGCACGGTGGAACAGGGCGTGGTACGGTTCAGCTTTTCACACAGCAATACCATGGAAGAAGCTCTGCACGCTGCACAGGCCGTGCGGGAGCTGGCACAGGAGCTGTAA
- a CDS encoding DUF3343 domain-containing protein codes for MRTKKTYIVLSFRTTVEAMAWEKHCATAQIPGRLIPLPREISAGCGLAWRMTPEDWEHWNSLLDPAAYDAVSQVEQ; via the coding sequence ATGCGCACAAAAAAGACCTATATCGTGCTCTCCTTCCGCACAACGGTGGAAGCCATGGCCTGGGAGAAGCACTGCGCCACAGCACAGATCCCCGGGCGGCTGATCCCGCTCCCACGGGAGATCTCCGCCGGGTGCGGCCTTGCTTGGCGCATGACGCCGGAGGATTGGGAGCACTGGAACAGCCTGCTGGACCCGGCGGCTTACGACGCGGTGTCGCAGGTGGAGCAATGA
- a CDS encoding XdhC family protein, producing MSALVDALQKGQVTGDCTLAAVLDGPEAGSQILLRGGHPVWQTHSSGVLQRSLSRLQECTATGFLELDGARVFVERFGAVPQIVVCGGGHVAVSVVRLAKLLGLPVLAMEDRTEYAQDLRDAGADTVLCLPFAQALEQVPGGAETYFVVVTRAHAFDVACLEQILQKPAAYVGMMGSRGRAALVRRQLLEAGVDAARVEAVLAPIGLAIGAKTAEEIALSILAQIVEVKNARPQTEGFAPALLAAMEQAAQNGQPAVLATIIARHGSTPREVGSKMLLLPDGTTVGSVGGGIMEYRTRQAAAEMLAGHTASVQTVTFSADGKNEDAAVAACGGSMELLLEIIPEGGSMK from the coding sequence ATGAGCGCATTGGTTGATGCCCTGCAGAAAGGGCAGGTCACCGGAGACTGTACCCTTGCGGCGGTTCTGGATGGACCGGAGGCCGGCAGCCAGATTCTGCTGCGCGGCGGGCACCCGGTGTGGCAGACCCACAGCAGCGGCGTATTGCAGCGCAGCCTTTCCCGTTTGCAGGAATGCACAGCCACCGGGTTTCTGGAACTGGACGGCGCGCGGGTGTTTGTGGAACGATTCGGTGCGGTACCGCAGATCGTTGTCTGCGGCGGCGGTCATGTGGCGGTATCGGTGGTACGGCTGGCAAAACTGCTGGGCCTGCCGGTGCTTGCTATGGAGGACCGCACGGAATATGCGCAGGACCTGCGGGATGCCGGAGCGGACACGGTCCTCTGCTTACCGTTTGCGCAGGCACTGGAGCAGGTGCCCGGCGGGGCAGAGACCTACTTTGTGGTCGTGACCCGCGCCCATGCCTTTGATGTGGCCTGCCTGGAGCAGATCTTGCAGAAACCGGCGGCTTACGTTGGCATGATGGGCAGCCGGGGCCGGGCCGCACTGGTACGGCGACAGCTGCTGGAAGCCGGGGTGGATGCTGCACGGGTGGAAGCTGTTTTGGCCCCCATCGGACTTGCCATCGGGGCCAAAACAGCCGAAGAGATCGCGCTGTCCATTCTGGCGCAGATCGTGGAAGTGAAAAACGCCCGCCCTCAGACCGAGGGCTTTGCTCCGGCGCTTCTGGCGGCGATGGAGCAGGCCGCACAGAACGGCCAGCCTGCAGTGCTGGCGACGATCATTGCACGGCACGGCTCCACCCCGCGGGAGGTCGGCTCCAAAATGCTGCTCCTGCCCGATGGCACGACTGTGGGCAGTGTGGGCGGCGGCATCATGGAATACCGTACTCGGCAGGCCGCCGCTGAAATGCTGGCCGGGCATACAGCATCGGTGCAGACGGTCACATTTTCGGCCGACGGCAAAAACGAAGATGCCGCGGTTGCGGCCTGCGGTGGTTCCATGGAGCTTCTGCTGGAAATCATTCCGGAAGGAGGATCCATGAAATGA
- the yqeB gene encoding selenium-dependent molybdenum cofactor biosynthesis protein YqeB produces MKQDALILVRGGGDLATGTIHRLWSAGLRVLVLETAHPAAIRRQVSLCEAVYEGETTVEGLRAVRIDTLEQAPTVWAQNAVPVLIDPAGSCVAQAKPDVLVDAILAKKNLGTTRDMAPLTIALGPGFTAGQDVDVVVETKRGHRLGRIIREGAAIPNTGIPGVIGGYGKERVIHAQTEGIFQDVRKIGDLVEAGEIIAQIRTSEGKSIPVTTQIGGILRGLLRSGYPVTPGFKVADVDPRREELSNCFLISDKSRCIAGSVLELVCAQLWN; encoded by the coding sequence ATGAAACAGGATGCCTTGATTCTGGTGCGCGGCGGCGGCGACCTTGCTACCGGCACCATCCATCGTCTGTGGTCCGCCGGGCTGCGGGTGCTTGTACTGGAAACCGCTCACCCGGCGGCTATCCGGCGGCAGGTGTCGCTCTGCGAAGCTGTGTACGAAGGTGAAACAACGGTAGAGGGTCTGAGGGCTGTTCGTATCGACACACTGGAACAGGCTCCGACCGTCTGGGCACAGAATGCGGTGCCCGTCCTCATCGACCCGGCAGGCAGCTGCGTGGCACAAGCAAAGCCGGATGTATTGGTGGATGCCATTCTGGCCAAGAAGAATCTTGGCACCACCCGTGATATGGCACCGCTGACCATCGCCCTTGGCCCCGGATTTACAGCCGGACAAGATGTGGATGTCGTGGTCGAGACGAAGCGCGGCCATCGGCTGGGCCGTATCATCCGGGAGGGCGCTGCCATCCCGAACACTGGTATTCCGGGTGTCATCGGCGGTTATGGCAAGGAGCGGGTCATCCATGCGCAGACGGAAGGCATCTTTCAGGATGTGCGAAAGATCGGTGACCTGGTGGAAGCAGGGGAGATCATCGCACAGATCCGGACGTCGGAAGGCAAATCCATCCCGGTCACCACACAGATCGGCGGCATCCTGCGCGGTCTGCTGCGCAGCGGCTACCCGGTCACTCCGGGGTTCAAGGTGGCTGATGTGGACCCCCGCCGGGAAGAGCTTTCCAACTGTTTCCTGATCTCGGATAAATCCCGCTGTATTGCGGGCAGTGTGCTGGAGCTTGTCTGCGCACAGCTGTGGAACTAA
- a CDS encoding DUF3873 domain-containing protein: MEQCYLMPGQERCERFKDANGIPRVHYSYRSLHGAFFDCESRSLEEAQHLCEDWLVGQDRCYRN, from the coding sequence ATGGAACAATGCTATCTGATGCCCGGACAGGAACGCTGCGAACGATTCAAGGACGCAAACGGTATTCCGCGTGTTCACTACTCCTACCGTTCCCTGCACGGTGCCTTTTTTGACTGCGAGAGCCGCAGCCTGGAGGAAGCCCAGCATCTGTGTGAGGACTGGCTGGTCGGTCAGGACCGCTGCTACCGCAACTGA
- a CDS encoding DUF2812 domain-containing protein, with product MNTRKTIHKVYLAWDFKKEELWLNEMAAEGWALEHAAFCSYTFVRCEPGEYIIRMEMNADRDYRRFVEETGAEYVGGCVNWVYFRRKAELGSFDLFSDIDSRIAHLARIGKSLWLICLANLIIGVVNILNGQTFSIVNLLCSVLLAYGLGRIHGMKASLEEERALHE from the coding sequence ATGAACACGCGCAAAACCATCCATAAAGTCTATCTGGCATGGGATTTCAAGAAGGAAGAACTCTGGCTCAACGAGATGGCGGCGGAAGGCTGGGCTTTGGAGCATGCAGCGTTTTGCTCGTACACCTTCGTGCGCTGTGAACCGGGCGAATACATCATCCGCATGGAGATGAATGCAGACCGGGACTATCGCAGATTTGTGGAAGAAACCGGTGCAGAATATGTCGGCGGCTGTGTGAACTGGGTCTATTTCCGCCGCAAAGCCGAGCTCGGGTCGTTTGACCTGTTTTCGGACATAGATTCCCGCATTGCGCATCTTGCACGCATCGGTAAATCGCTCTGGCTGATCTGCCTTGCCAATCTGATCATCGGTGTTGTCAATATCCTAAACGGGCAGACGTTTTCCATTGTAAATCTGCTGTGCAGCGTTCTGCTGGCCTATGGTCTGGGCCGCATCCATGGGATGAAAGCATCCCTTGAAGAAGAGCGTGCCCTGCACGAATAA
- a CDS encoding PadR family transcriptional regulator encodes MEAMALTESTYYILLSLYHPQHGYGIMQQTEQLSGGRVHLAAGTLYGALNSLCEKGWIRQLPVERGSRKKEYQLTAEGLAVLKHELARLQQLVANGESILKEE; translated from the coding sequence ATGGAAGCCATGGCCCTGACCGAGTCCACCTATTACATTCTGCTTTCTCTTTATCATCCGCAGCATGGATACGGCATCATGCAGCAGACCGAGCAGCTTTCCGGCGGGCGGGTACACCTTGCCGCAGGGACATTGTATGGAGCGCTGAACTCCCTGTGCGAAAAAGGATGGATCCGACAGCTGCCCGTGGAACGTGGGAGCCGCAAAAAAGAGTATCAGTTGACCGCAGAAGGACTTGCAGTCCTGAAGCACGAGCTTGCCCGGCTGCAGCAGCTGGTTGCAAACGGCGAAAGCATCCTGAAGGAGGAATGA
- a CDS encoding PhoH family protein: MAEKNIELDSVEIAAAVFGNCDRNIRLLENEFSVTAVCRGTQLRLSGEPANVAAASRAVEGMLLLIENHTPLEDQTVRYCISLAHDGAEKRVRELTEDFVTVTVKGRPIRPKTLGQKEYLNAIRNNAITFGVGPAGTGKTYLAVAMAVKAFKAKEVSRIVLTRPAVEAGEKLGFLPGDLQQKVDPYLRPLYDGLFDMLGAETYERLVEKQIIEVAPLAYMRGRTLDDSFIILDEAQNTTPEQMKMFLTRMGVGSKVVVTGDVTQIDLPERTRSGLVDALHVLKQVKGIAQCYFTEKDVVRHRLVQEIIKAYDRAAHPEKQPNQKGED, translated from the coding sequence ATGGCAGAAAAGAACATTGAACTGGATAGTGTAGAGATCGCCGCGGCGGTCTTTGGCAACTGCGACCGGAACATCCGGCTGCTGGAAAACGAGTTCTCCGTTACGGCCGTCTGCCGGGGCACACAGCTCCGGCTCTCCGGCGAACCGGCCAACGTAGCGGCGGCCAGCCGCGCGGTGGAAGGCATGCTTCTTCTGATCGAGAACCATACCCCGCTGGAGGATCAGACTGTGCGCTACTGCATCAGCCTGGCCCATGACGGCGCTGAGAAACGGGTGCGGGAACTGACCGAGGATTTTGTAACGGTTACGGTCAAAGGGCGGCCCATCCGGCCCAAGACGCTGGGCCAGAAGGAATACCTGAATGCCATCCGGAACAATGCCATCACCTTTGGTGTCGGCCCGGCGGGCACCGGTAAGACCTACCTCGCCGTAGCTATGGCCGTAAAGGCCTTCAAGGCCAAGGAGGTGTCCCGCATCGTGCTGACCCGCCCGGCGGTAGAAGCAGGGGAGAAGCTTGGTTTTCTGCCCGGTGATCTGCAGCAGAAGGTGGACCCGTATCTGCGCCCGCTGTATGACGGTCTGTTTGATATGCTGGGTGCCGAGACATATGAGCGTCTGGTGGAAAAGCAGATCATTGAGGTGGCCCCGCTGGCCTATATGCGCGGCCGTACGCTGGACGACTCCTTCATCATTCTGGATGAGGCGCAGAACACCACGCCGGAGCAGATGAAAATGTTCCTGACCCGCATGGGCGTGGGTTCCAAGGTCGTTGTGACCGGCGATGTGACTCAGATCGACCTGCCGGAACGCACCCGCAGCGGCCTTGTGGATGCGCTGCATGTGCTGAAGCAGGTCAAGGGCATTGCCCAGTGCTATTTTACCGAAAAAGACGTTGTGCGCCACCGCCTTGTGCAGGAGATCATCAAGGCATACGACAGGGCTGCACATCCCGAAAAACAACCAAACCAGAAAGGAGAGGACTGA
- the ybeY gene encoding rRNA maturation RNase YbeY codes for MSNKVLITNSQKAVKVPSGLRILIRRACNAVLEFEHFEAPAEISVTFVDNAAIAELNNQYRNKPMPTDVLSFPLGVDGKYDVDENNGCKMLGDIVISMERAQEQATLYGHPLQREVAFLTVHSMLHLLGYDHENGGLEAMRMREKEEAVLLQLGLPRTVSYTE; via the coding sequence ATGTCCAATAAAGTTCTGATCACCAATTCCCAGAAGGCCGTCAAGGTTCCGTCCGGCCTCCGCATCCTGATCCGCCGCGCCTGCAACGCTGTGCTGGAGTTCGAGCACTTTGAGGCTCCGGCTGAGATCAGCGTGACCTTTGTGGACAACGCGGCCATTGCAGAGCTGAACAACCAGTACCGCAACAAGCCCATGCCCACCGACGTTTTGAGCTTCCCGCTGGGTGTGGATGGCAAATATGATGTGGACGAAAACAACGGCTGCAAAATGCTGGGCGATATCGTCATCAGCATGGAGCGCGCCCAGGAGCAGGCGACCCTCTACGGCCATCCGCTGCAGCGGGAAGTGGCATTTCTGACCGTGCATTCCATGCTGCATCTGCTGGGCTACGACCATGAGAACGGCGGCCTGGAAGCTATGCGGATGCGGGAAAAAGAAGAGGCCGTGCTGCTGCAGCTGGGCCTGCCCCGCACGGTGAGCTATACCGAATGA